A single window of Trueperaceae bacterium DNA harbors:
- the rpiA gene encoding ribose-5-phosphate isomerase RpiA encodes MSEAITGAEAMKRAAALRALALVNSGMLLGLGTGSTARWLVEELGRALARGELTDVRGVATSRQTETQAAGLGIPLVDLPPEGVDLAIDGMDELTVGLDAVKGLGGALTREKIVATAAKRFVLIGDATKLVAHLGEKAPLPVEVVRFGRLRTERLLTEFGGEVRQRLAGTEPFVTDNGNLVYDIHFQAPFDARSLAARLADTPGVVEHGLFLGMAERAFVATATGVDEVAG; translated from the coding sequence ATGAGCGAAGCGATCACCGGTGCCGAGGCCATGAAACGGGCGGCGGCGCTGCGCGCCCTAGCCCTCGTCAACAGCGGCATGCTCCTCGGCCTCGGCACGGGCAGCACCGCCCGCTGGCTCGTCGAGGAGCTGGGGCGAGCCCTCGCGCGCGGGGAGCTGACGGACGTGCGCGGTGTCGCGACCTCGAGGCAGACGGAGACGCAAGCCGCCGGGCTCGGGATCCCCCTCGTCGACCTGCCGCCCGAGGGCGTCGACCTCGCCATAGACGGCATGGACGAGCTCACGGTGGGCCTTGACGCCGTCAAGGGCCTCGGCGGGGCGCTGACCAGGGAGAAGATCGTGGCTACCGCGGCCAAGCGGTTCGTGCTGATCGGCGACGCCACCAAGCTGGTCGCCCACCTCGGTGAGAAGGCGCCGCTGCCGGTCGAGGTCGTCCGCTTCGGGCGGCTGCGCACCGAACGCCTGCTTACGGAGTTCGGCGGGGAGGTCAGGCAGCGGCTGGCGGGTACGGAACCGTTCGTGACGGACAACGGCAACCTCGTCTACGACATCCACTTCCAGGCCCCGTTCGACGCGCGCTCGCTGGCCGCGCGCCTGGCCGACACCCCCGGCGTCGTGGAGCACGGGCTCTTCCTAGGCATGGCCGAGCGCGCCTTCGTGGCCACGGCCACGGGCGTCGACGAGGTCGCCGGTTGA
- the acpS gene encoding holo-ACP synthase has product MIVAVGLDMVELSRIRRALERFPDRFVGRVFHPEELAALADRTDKVPGLAARFAAKEAFQKCWPTSFGWRDVWVVKDGSRPVLRMAPPLREACEREGLSAHVSLTHARETAAAVVVLELRVTVAPHVPEERP; this is encoded by the coding sequence TTGATCGTCGCCGTCGGGCTCGACATGGTCGAGCTCTCCCGCATCCGGAGGGCGCTCGAGCGCTTCCCCGACCGGTTCGTCGGGCGCGTCTTCCACCCCGAGGAGCTCGCGGCGCTGGCGGACCGCACGGACAAGGTGCCGGGGCTGGCGGCGCGGTTCGCCGCCAAGGAGGCCTTCCAGAAGTGCTGGCCGACGTCGTTCGGCTGGCGCGACGTCTGGGTCGTGAAGGACGGCAGCCGCCCCGTGCTGCGCATGGCGCCCCCGTTGCGGGAAGCATGCGAGCGCGAGGGCCTCAGCGCCCACGTGTCGCTGACGCACGCGCGCGAGACGGCCGCCGCCGTGGTGGTGCTCGAGCTGCGGGTTACAGTGGCGCCTCATGTGCCCGAAGAACGACCCTGA
- the rnhA gene encoding ribonuclease HI: protein MCPKNDPDSQASLFAASPGAATDRPAPLAPLRNVTAYTDGSCDTASGHGGWAYMLVADGQERTEAGYAPDTTNNRMELTAAVRALAALEQASDVTVVTDSEYLKKAFTDGWLKNWLRNGWRTAARQPVKNRDLWEELLELEKRHRVRWSWTKGHAGHAENEAVDALALAARRSRGRR, encoded by the coding sequence ATGTGCCCGAAGAACGACCCTGACTCGCAGGCGAGCCTCTTCGCCGCCTCCCCCGGCGCCGCGACCGACCGACCCGCGCCCCTAGCCCCCTTGCGCAACGTGACGGCCTACACGGACGGCTCGTGCGACACGGCGAGCGGCCACGGCGGGTGGGCGTACATGCTCGTCGCGGACGGCCAGGAGCGGACGGAAGCCGGTTACGCCCCTGACACCACCAACAACCGCATGGAGCTGACGGCGGCCGTGCGCGCCCTCGCGGCCCTCGAGCAGGCGTCGGACGTGACCGTCGTGACGGACAGCGAGTACCTGAAGAAGGCCTTCACGGACGGCTGGCTCAAGAACTGGCTACGCAACGGCTGGCGCACCGCCGCGCGGCAGCCGGTCAAGAACCGCGACCTGTGGGAAGAGCTGCTCGAGTTGGAGAAGCGGCACCGCGTACGGTGGTCGTGGACCAAGGGCCATGCGGGCCACGCGGAGAACGAGGCCGTCGACGCGCTGGCGCTGGCGGCGCGGCGCTCGCGCGGGCGGCGCTGA
- a CDS encoding M20/M25/M40 family metallo-hydrolase: MTGKRAASMPPHAEVGHRADGAADVGARVAADPAADAAALRTLLLTIAQTPAPTGSEGDRAALVMRLWREAGLDARLDAVGNVVAHVPPSRPGGRAEGQGAARVPTVAVAAHLDSVFGPDVDVSVIQGHERWSGPGIGDNAASLAVLTRYLQTRDLPGRSDRPHLVVAATVGEEGLGDLRGAKHLVAELGRGADAFVAFDGGLGSITDTAVGSARYEARFTAPGGHSWGDYGAASAVHAAGEAIAALRRVRVPTAPRSSLNVGQVWGGTSVNAIAERAGFNLDLRSLDAATLAALEAAALAAVRAAAKAAGAGVELVQVGARQAGRSDNERLVAAARAAYAEVGVTHKTSAASTDANPAMAAGIPAIAFGGYRGGNAHRLDEWLEPASLSAGLAALSSLLARLA, translated from the coding sequence GTGACGGGCAAGCGGGCGGCGTCCATGCCGCCACACGCCGAGGTCGGCCACCGCGCCGACGGGGCCGCTGACGTCGGCGCCCGGGTCGCGGCCGACCCCGCGGCGGACGCAGCCGCCTTACGGACCCTCCTCCTCACCATCGCTCAGACCCCGGCCCCGACGGGCTCGGAAGGCGACCGGGCGGCGCTCGTCATGCGGTTATGGCGCGAGGCCGGCCTCGACGCGCGTCTGGACGCCGTAGGTAACGTCGTCGCGCACGTCCCGCCCTCTCGACCAGGCGGCCGCGCCGAGGGCCAGGGCGCCGCGCGCGTGCCGACAGTGGCGGTGGCCGCCCACCTCGACAGCGTGTTCGGTCCTGACGTGGACGTGAGCGTCATCCAGGGCCACGAGCGCTGGAGCGGCCCGGGCATCGGCGACAACGCCGCGTCGCTCGCCGTACTGACCAGGTATCTCCAGACCCGCGACCTGCCGGGGCGCTCCGACAGGCCGCACCTAGTGGTCGCCGCGACGGTCGGTGAGGAGGGCCTCGGCGACCTCCGCGGCGCCAAGCACCTGGTAGCCGAGCTCGGGCGCGGAGCCGACGCGTTCGTGGCGTTCGACGGCGGGCTCGGCTCCATCACGGACACGGCCGTCGGCTCCGCGCGCTACGAGGCGCGCTTCACGGCGCCGGGCGGCCACTCGTGGGGCGACTACGGCGCCGCCAGCGCCGTGCACGCCGCCGGCGAGGCGATCGCCGCCTTGCGGCGCGTGAGGGTGCCGACCGCGCCACGCTCGAGCCTCAACGTCGGCCAGGTGTGGGGCGGCACGAGCGTCAACGCCATCGCGGAGCGCGCGGGGTTCAACCTCGACCTGAGAAGCCTCGACGCGGCCACGCTGGCCGCCCTGGAGGCGGCGGCTCTCGCCGCCGTGCGCGCGGCGGCGAAGGCGGCCGGGGCCGGCGTCGAGCTCGTGCAGGTCGGCGCGCGCCAGGCCGGGCGCTCGGACAACGAGCGGCTCGTGGCCGCGGCCAGGGCGGCGTACGCCGAGGTCGGCGTGACGCACAAGACCTCCGCGGCCAGCACCGACGCCAACCCGGCCATGGCCGCGGGCATCCCGGCCATCGCCTTCGGCGGCTACCGCGGGGGCAACGCCCACCGCCTCGACGAATGGCTCGAGCCGGCGTCGTTGAGCGCCGGCCTGGCGGCCCTCAGCAGCTTGTTGGCGCGGCTGGCCTGA
- a CDS encoding response regulator transcription factor, whose amino-acid sequence MTRLLLSDDHAMFRQGLRSILETEEDFRVIGEASTGREAVRYALETRPDVVLMDIQMPELDGVAATKAILAEWPEARVIILTMYRQDRYVFEAIKAGARGYMLKDAGATELVTAIRRVAAGETLLNAEMAASILDEFRKLGDLPSHPEHKLSELTEREEDILRLLAQGATNQEIATSLNVSEKTVRNRLSEIFSKLRLNNRTQAALYALREGIATLQDSQQ is encoded by the coding sequence ATGACCCGCCTGCTGCTAAGCGACGACCATGCCATGTTCAGGCAAGGCCTTCGGAGCATCCTCGAGACGGAGGAGGACTTCCGCGTCATAGGCGAGGCCTCTACCGGCCGCGAGGCCGTCCGTTACGCCCTCGAGACCCGTCCGGACGTCGTCCTCATGGACATCCAGATGCCCGAGCTCGACGGCGTCGCCGCGACCAAGGCCATCCTCGCCGAGTGGCCCGAAGCGCGCGTGATCATCCTCACCATGTACCGCCAGGACCGCTACGTGTTCGAGGCGATCAAGGCGGGCGCTCGCGGCTACATGCTCAAGGACGCCGGCGCCACCGAGTTGGTGACGGCCATCCGCCGCGTAGCGGCCGGCGAGACGCTCCTGAACGCCGAGATGGCCGCCTCGATCCTCGACGAGTTCCGGAAGCTCGGCGACCTCCCGAGCCACCCCGAGCACAAGCTCAGCGAGCTCACCGAGCGCGAGGAGGACATCCTCAGGCTCCTCGCGCAAGGCGCCACCAACCAGGAGATCGCCACGTCGCTCAACGTCAGCGAGAAGACGGTGCGCAACCGCCTCTCCGAGATCTTCTCCAAGCTGCGTCTGAACAACCGCACGCAAGCGGCGCTCTACGCCCTGCGCGAAGGGATCGCCACGCTCCAAGACTCGCAGCAGTGA
- a CDS encoding putative dsRNA-binding protein, with protein MAHPKGLLIERAQRLGLPRPEFDTARTGPEHEPSFLSDVTIDGELLGTGQGGSKREAERQAAEEALSTLDKREAAGGSIGVQTKAGAKASSTKATSAARPPADDEEAVPAPGGKRAAKGGKAADTAKAAKGTQVAKGARVTKEAAKGQAKGAAKTAQKEGRPPAGGRQTTVGPDAATSRGGAADASGAKAAATPAQPATTAAFEREDAEPFSGPWPMIDDVLASVITVAERRVSADLRGETALVAIRDFALRLYKDMLADLGEVVEEDEEEEQE; from the coding sequence ATGGCGCACCCCAAGGGGTTGCTGATCGAACGCGCCCAACGGCTCGGCCTGCCACGGCCGGAGTTCGACACGGCGCGCACGGGACCCGAGCACGAGCCGTCGTTCCTGAGCGATGTCACGATCGACGGCGAGCTGCTCGGCACGGGCCAGGGCGGCTCCAAGCGCGAGGCGGAGCGGCAAGCGGCCGAAGAGGCGCTTAGCACCCTCGACAAGCGCGAGGCGGCAGGCGGCTCGATCGGCGTGCAAACGAAGGCCGGCGCGAAGGCCTCGAGTACCAAGGCGACGAGCGCCGCCCGGCCGCCGGCCGACGATGAGGAGGCAGTTCCGGCCCCCGGTGGCAAGCGTGCCGCCAAGGGCGGGAAGGCTGCCGACACTGCCAAGGCGGCCAAGGGCACGCAAGTGGCCAAGGGCGCGCGCGTGACCAAGGAAGCCGCCAAGGGACAGGCGAAGGGGGCCGCCAAGACCGCGCAGAAGGAAGGCCGGCCTCCAGCGGGCGGCCGGCAGACCACCGTCGGTCCGGACGCGGCGACGTCCAGGGGCGGGGCCGCCGACGCAAGCGGCGCCAAGGCGGCCGCGACGCCGGCCCAGCCCGCGACGACCGCCGCCTTCGAGCGAGAAGACGCCGAACCGTTCAGCGGTCCGTGGCCCATGATCGACGACGTCCTCGCGAGCGTCATCACCGTCGCCGAGAGGCGCGTGAGCGCCGACCTGCGCGGCGAGACGGCGCTCGTCGCCATCCGCGACTTCGCTCTGCGGCTCTACAAGGACATGCTCGCCGACCTGGGCGAGGTCGTCGAGGAGGACGAGGAAGAAGAGCAGGAGTAA
- a CDS encoding cation:proton antiporter: MHLLVQVALLLFAARALGELARRFNQPSVVGELLAGILLGPSLASSLIPAFGHWMLPQNATQGYLLELVSLLGAMFLLLMTGLETDLQLVRRHIRTAVGVSLGGIIVTFSTGFALGQLLPESLIGQGQGRLVFALFVATSLAISSIPVIAKVLIDLRLMRRDIGQTILAASMSDDTIGWILLSLVAGLATGDAVTTGTVLSTVGSVFAFMVVSFTLGRWLVRQALAFVQDRVVSPNRLLTLVMVLTLAWAAVSQALHIEAVLGAFVMGVLFGQMRRLPDEVHSHIEGMSVGIFSPIFLAVAGLKVDLRSLLEPRLLMVVLGVIAIATLGKVAGTYLGARLVGRHGHWTALAYGAGLNARGAMGIIMAAIGLQLGIIGQDMYSIIVVMAMTTSIMAPTALRFVLARVKPDEEEARRLRQEELAEDSLIANVHRVLFPVRGPRTGQSRPAPRTIEAFVLDKLGKDLSVTLLNVTSPGQKAAAQGFLGDLASGFDNGEVTRRVVESEATVDAILDEAAKDYDLIVLGASEQAGTNEVVFNRVVDQVVRMAPCPTMVVKGAGEPASWPPRRILVPSDGSAAGRHAAELAFALAADTAVHVALLNVAVQQPGPYRLDASGAAEKRQLAAANQIVDNLRQLGEARGVRPSTEVRVAADPVSAILSVATQLEYDLIVLGTDVRPGSERLYLGPRVERILAAAEVPVIVINGS; the protein is encoded by the coding sequence TTGCACCTGCTCGTGCAGGTCGCGCTGCTCCTGTTCGCAGCTCGCGCCCTCGGCGAGCTGGCGCGACGCTTCAACCAGCCCTCGGTCGTCGGCGAGCTCCTCGCCGGCATCCTGTTGGGACCGTCGCTCGCCTCGAGCCTGATCCCCGCGTTCGGCCACTGGATGCTGCCGCAGAACGCGACGCAGGGCTATCTACTCGAGCTCGTCAGCCTGTTGGGGGCCATGTTCCTGCTCCTCATGACGGGGCTGGAGACCGACCTGCAGCTCGTCAGGCGGCACATCCGCACTGCCGTCGGCGTGTCGTTAGGTGGCATCATCGTCACGTTCTCCACTGGCTTCGCGCTCGGTCAGCTGCTGCCGGAGTCGCTGATAGGCCAGGGGCAAGGACGCCTCGTCTTCGCGCTCTTCGTCGCCACGTCCCTGGCGATCTCCTCGATCCCGGTCATCGCCAAGGTGCTCATCGACCTTAGGCTCATGCGTCGGGATATCGGCCAGACGATCCTCGCGGCCAGCATGAGCGATGACACCATCGGCTGGATCCTCCTATCGCTCGTGGCCGGCTTGGCGACCGGCGATGCCGTGACGACCGGCACTGTTCTCAGCACCGTTGGCAGCGTATTCGCGTTCATGGTGGTGTCGTTCACGTTGGGGCGGTGGTTGGTTCGTCAGGCCCTCGCCTTCGTGCAGGACCGGGTGGTCAGCCCGAATCGCCTCCTCACGCTGGTGATGGTGCTCACCCTTGCATGGGCAGCGGTGAGCCAGGCGCTGCACATCGAGGCGGTGCTCGGAGCGTTCGTCATGGGCGTGCTGTTCGGACAGATGCGCCGTCTGCCCGACGAAGTGCATAGCCATATCGAGGGCATGTCCGTAGGGATCTTCTCGCCCATCTTCCTGGCCGTGGCGGGTCTCAAGGTGGACCTGCGCAGTCTGCTGGAACCGAGGCTACTCATGGTGGTCCTCGGCGTCATCGCCATCGCTACCCTCGGCAAGGTCGCCGGCACTTATCTGGGCGCCCGCCTGGTCGGCCGCCACGGGCACTGGACGGCGCTCGCCTACGGCGCTGGACTGAACGCCCGTGGGGCCATGGGCATCATCATGGCCGCGATCGGGCTCCAGCTGGGCATAATCGGCCAGGACATGTACTCGATCATCGTGGTCATGGCGATGACGACGTCCATCATGGCGCCGACGGCCCTACGCTTCGTGCTCGCCCGCGTGAAGCCGGACGAGGAAGAGGCACGCCGGCTACGCCAGGAGGAGCTGGCGGAGGACAGCCTGATCGCCAACGTCCACCGCGTGCTGTTTCCCGTGCGTGGTCCCCGAACGGGCCAGAGCAGGCCTGCTCCGAGAACCATCGAGGCCTTCGTGCTCGACAAGCTGGGCAAGGACCTGTCCGTCACGTTGCTCAACGTCACCAGTCCGGGCCAGAAGGCGGCCGCTCAGGGCTTCCTCGGCGACCTCGCGAGCGGCTTCGACAACGGCGAGGTGACGCGCAGGGTCGTCGAATCCGAAGCGACCGTCGACGCGATCCTCGACGAGGCGGCCAAGGATTACGACCTCATCGTTCTCGGCGCCTCCGAGCAGGCAGGCACGAACGAGGTCGTCTTCAACCGCGTCGTCGATCAGGTGGTGCGCATGGCGCCCTGCCCCACCATGGTCGTGAAGGGCGCGGGGGAGCCAGCCTCCTGGCCGCCGCGACGCATCCTCGTGCCGAGCGACGGCTCTGCCGCAGGCCGCCACGCCGCCGAGCTCGCCTTCGCGCTGGCGGCGGACACGGCGGTGCACGTAGCCCTGCTCAACGTAGCCGTGCAGCAGCCCGGACCGTACCGCCTGGACGCCAGCGGCGCCGCCGAGAAGCGCCAACTCGCGGCGGCCAACCAGATCGTCGACAACCTGCGCCAGCTCGGCGAAGCGCGCGGCGTGAGACCGAGCACCGAGGTGCGCGTGGCGGCGGACCCCGTCTCCGCCATCCTCAGCGTGGCGACCCAGCTCGAGTACGACCTGATAGTGCTCGGCACGGACGTGCGCCCAGGCTCGGAGCGGCTCTACCTCGGACCGCGCGTCGAGCGCATCCTGGCCGCGGCCGAGGTTCCCGTCATCGTCATCAACGGCTCCTGA
- a CDS encoding Crp/Fnr family transcriptional regulator gives MTEASQYPSLVWHLKNTELFEDLTPDEIEQMAKITPYKRFAAGEIIYHMEDPADALYFIRDGMVKISMYFPNGKEMILGLLGKYDIFGELLLLQSERRPNQAEAVMDTTLIVMPEMEFQRLLQQQPRIAMKFIQVMSTRLWQAQQWQAEVGAFDAPGRLANLLLRLAKDFGTVSERGTVIDLTLTQQDLAKMIGATRETVSHCLARLLEYGAVRRRRAPITVNTERLQAFLDEAST, from the coding sequence ATGACGGAAGCGAGCCAGTACCCGAGTCTGGTTTGGCACCTCAAGAACACGGAGCTGTTCGAGGACCTCACTCCGGACGAGATCGAGCAGATGGCGAAGATCACGCCCTACAAGCGCTTCGCGGCGGGCGAGATCATCTACCACATGGAAGACCCGGCGGACGCCCTCTACTTCATCCGCGACGGCATGGTGAAGATCTCCATGTACTTCCCGAACGGCAAGGAGATGATCCTGGGGCTGCTCGGCAAGTACGACATCTTCGGAGAGCTCCTCCTCCTGCAGAGCGAGAGGCGCCCGAACCAGGCCGAGGCGGTCATGGACACGACGCTCATCGTCATGCCCGAGATGGAGTTCCAGCGTCTACTGCAGCAGCAGCCGCGCATCGCCATGAAGTTCATCCAGGTCATGAGCACGCGTCTGTGGCAGGCGCAGCAGTGGCAAGCCGAGGTCGGCGCCTTCGATGCGCCGGGGCGCCTGGCCAACCTGCTCCTCAGGCTCGCCAAGGACTTCGGCACGGTCTCCGAGCGCGGGACGGTCATCGACCTGACGCTCACGCAGCAAGACCTCGCGAAGATGATCGGCGCGACGCGTGAGACCGTCAGCCACTGCCTGGCGCGGCTCCTCGAGTACGGGGCCGTGCGCCGCAGGCGCGCGCCCATCACCGTCAACACGGAGCGGTTGCAGGCGTTCCTCGACGAGGCGAGCACCTAG
- a CDS encoding DsbA family protein, protein MNARQLRTAVSAPTARAFARTRGARPLLATLRSAALPLALLTALLPGVARAQIGEPPATILAALSDYQPTPTDDGTGFVTSSGFAFGVLASEGVAVEVNGAGALSDANVRFLGALVGVASGYGDGIAAPVADFFRTRASELTGVGEVAVEVMEYLMFVDVVAGPTPEVSVRFAPQHVDADRFGPPAHVLGPLGAPHVVRLFTDLQCPYCAQFEALGMPVVRSELLPRGDVRLELYHFPLKSIHPNATVAAEASECLAATTAELVDFAAGEDAFWTFQSALFTRQDEWAGRPDPLPLFVTIAEDAGLSADGLAECVRSGRYGALVEESYRVAAQDLRLTGTPTVFVDGLKVGDYRDVADYLRLMRLSSAMAGEAQPVQP, encoded by the coding sequence ATGAATGCGCGTCAGCTGCGCACCGCGGTGAGCGCGCCCACCGCGCGCGCCTTCGCTCGCACCCGCGGCGCGCGGCCGCTCCTGGCGACGCTGCGGTCGGCCGCGCTCCCGCTGGCCCTCCTGACTGCCTTGCTGCCGGGGGTGGCGCGGGCCCAGATCGGCGAACCTCCCGCGACGATCCTGGCGGCGCTCTCCGACTACCAGCCCACGCCGACCGATGACGGGACGGGCTTCGTCACTTCCAGCGGCTTCGCGTTCGGCGTGCTCGCCTCCGAAGGGGTGGCCGTCGAGGTCAACGGGGCCGGGGCGCTGAGCGATGCGAACGTGCGCTTCCTCGGAGCGCTGGTCGGAGTCGCGAGCGGCTACGGCGACGGCATCGCCGCGCCGGTCGCCGACTTCTTCCGCACGCGCGCCTCCGAGCTGACCGGGGTCGGCGAGGTGGCCGTCGAGGTCATGGAGTACCTCATGTTCGTCGACGTCGTTGCCGGCCCCACCCCCGAGGTCAGCGTGCGCTTCGCGCCGCAGCACGTGGACGCGGACCGCTTCGGCCCGCCGGCGCACGTCCTCGGGCCCCTGGGCGCCCCGCACGTCGTGCGCCTGTTCACCGACCTGCAGTGCCCGTACTGCGCGCAGTTCGAGGCGCTGGGGATGCCCGTGGTGAGGAGCGAGCTCCTCCCGCGCGGCGACGTGCGCCTCGAGCTCTACCACTTCCCGCTCAAGAGCATCCATCCGAACGCCACCGTCGCGGCGGAGGCGAGCGAGTGCCTGGCGGCGACCACGGCCGAGCTCGTCGACTTCGCCGCCGGCGAGGACGCGTTCTGGACCTTCCAGAGCGCGCTCTTCACGCGCCAGGACGAATGGGCGGGCCGACCGGATCCGCTGCCCCTGTTCGTCACCATCGCCGAGGACGCCGGGCTCTCTGCCGACGGGCTGGCGGAGTGCGTGCGCAGCGGTCGCTACGGCGCGCTGGTGGAGGAGTCCTACCGCGTGGCCGCCCAGGACCTGCGCCTGACGGGCACCCCTACCGTCTTCGTCGACGGCCTCAAGGTCGGCGACTACCGGGACGTGGCCGATTACTTGCGCCTCATGCGGCTGAGTAGCGCCATGGCCGGCGAGGCGCAGCCTGTGCAACCGTGA
- a CDS encoding carboxypeptidase M32 yields MRDVSEALRAFRAEAAILSDLAAAADLLSWDQDTYMPPGAAAGRGEQEATLHALRHGRLTDPAYTGLLDELEASGLDPAGSDHAMVRVARRTASRAGRMPRRLVEELARRTASARVAWAKARSEDRFDLFAPELAAVLELKREEADAVGGGGQRYDALLDEYEPGATAASLAAVFEPLKEEQVALLAAIAGSGVQLSDEMLRRAYPVDAQRRVCEATAASFGYDFRRGRLDVTAHPFAIGIGADDVRITTRYDERFLNPALFGTMHEAGHAMYEQGFAPEFHRTPLAHGASLGIHESQSRLWENLIGRSLPYWEGAFPALRAAFPEALGGEDVESLYAAVNRVESSLIRVEADEVSYNLHILVRFELELALLNGDLAVKDLPAAWNDLYRSYLGITPPSDALGCLQDIHWAVGLVGYFPTYALGNLVSAQLFAAARGALPELDADVRSGDFATLLGWLRSNVHRHGSRYLPAELIRRATGSELDSRHYVDYLKGKYGALYGLA; encoded by the coding sequence ATGCGAGACGTCTCCGAAGCTCTACGCGCCTTCCGCGCGGAGGCCGCCATCCTGAGCGACCTGGCCGCCGCGGCCGACCTACTGTCCTGGGACCAGGACACCTACATGCCGCCCGGCGCCGCGGCCGGCCGCGGCGAGCAGGAGGCCACGCTCCACGCCCTGCGGCACGGGCGGCTGACGGACCCCGCCTACACGGGTCTTCTCGACGAGCTCGAGGCGAGCGGCCTAGACCCCGCAGGCAGCGATCACGCCATGGTGCGCGTCGCGCGCCGCACCGCGAGCAGGGCGGGGCGGATGCCGCGGCGGCTCGTCGAGGAGTTGGCGCGCCGCACGGCGAGCGCCCGCGTCGCTTGGGCCAAGGCCCGCAGCGAGGACCGCTTCGACCTGTTCGCGCCCGAGCTGGCGGCCGTGCTGGAGCTCAAGCGTGAGGAGGCCGACGCCGTCGGTGGCGGCGGGCAACGTTACGACGCGCTCCTCGACGAGTACGAGCCCGGGGCCACGGCCGCCTCTCTCGCAGCGGTCTTCGAACCGCTGAAGGAGGAGCAGGTAGCCTTGCTCGCGGCCATCGCCGGGAGCGGCGTGCAGCTCTCCGACGAGATGTTGCGTAGGGCCTACCCGGTCGACGCGCAACGCCGGGTCTGCGAGGCCACCGCGGCCTCGTTCGGTTACGACTTCCGGCGCGGCCGGCTCGACGTCACGGCCCACCCCTTCGCGATCGGCATCGGTGCCGACGACGTGAGGATCACCACGCGTTACGACGAGCGGTTCCTCAACCCCGCCCTCTTCGGCACGATGCACGAGGCGGGCCACGCCATGTACGAGCAAGGGTTCGCGCCCGAGTTCCACCGCACCCCCCTCGCTCACGGTGCCAGCCTCGGCATCCACGAGTCGCAGTCGCGGCTCTGGGAGAACCTGATCGGGCGCTCGCTCCCGTACTGGGAAGGCGCGTTCCCCGCCCTGCGGGCGGCTTTCCCCGAGGCCCTCGGCGGCGAGGACGTGGAGAGCCTCTACGCCGCCGTCAACCGCGTCGAGAGCAGCCTCATCCGCGTCGAGGCGGACGAGGTGAGCTACAACCTGCACATCCTCGTGCGCTTCGAGCTCGAACTGGCGTTGCTGAACGGCGACCTCGCCGTCAAGGACCTGCCGGCGGCGTGGAACGACCTGTACCGCTCCTACCTCGGCATCACGCCGCCTTCCGACGCGCTCGGGTGCCTGCAGGACATCCATTGGGCCGTAGGGCTCGTCGGCTACTTCCCGACCTACGCCCTCGGCAACCTGGTGAGCGCGCAGCTCTTCGCGGCGGCCAGGGGCGCCCTGCCCGAGCTGGACGCCGACGTGCGCTCGGGCGACTTCGCGACCCTCCTCGGCTGGCTGCGCTCGAACGTGCACCGACACGGGTCGCGCTACCTGCCCGCCGAACTGATCAGGCGAGCCACCGGCTCTGAGCTCGACTCCCGCCACTACGTCGACTACCTCAAGGGCAAGTACGGCGCCCTTTACGGGCTCGCATGA